TTAGTTCCATGAGTGAGGACTGAGAAAAAACATTGGTTGATAGATTGTGTGGTCAATTTGTCATGTAGTTTTGTTGACTTGGAAGTAGAATATTGGAATAAAAATTTTTGCAACCAAAGGTGGTGTCAATCAAGGCATTTTtaaggtacctaaaataaatggcCTACATTTTGAAAAAAGAGGTTGGTTGGGGGGATGTTCTTTATAGTTCATAAATATACATATGTTGGGTAGATGTAGATTATTGTTCTGTAATTGAATAACGCATGGAAATTGTGACTAGCATAAACCTCAGTAAATTGTTCAACTAAGACCTTTATGGGGATATGTCTAACCTTTATGGGGATATGTCTCATGTTGTTACTTGGTATGAGATTACTCAATCTAAAATGGGATTATCATTTTTTATTGTTCAATTGTTCTATCATTTGGTCATGCAGTCTTTGATTTCATAGTTTTCACTGCTTCTAATAGGTTAGGGTTTGGGATATAACTACATCTTCTGCTATTCGTTCTTCATGCTGTGTGGGAATGACTACTCTGCCTGGCACACCTGTGGATATGAAATGCCATGAATCATTGCTTTATTTTGCTGCTGGTTCCTCTGTTGGAGCTGTGGATTTGAGAACAATGCAGAAAGTCATCACTGCAGCTATTTATCAACCTAAATTATATTCATTTGCAATTGCCCCTTCAAAATCCTTGGTCTGCACTGGTGGAAATGGCAAGTAAGTCTTTCTAGAAAGCTGGAATCACTTTGTTCTTGCAAGTTTCTTTTATAGATGTCATTTTTTAGTATGGGGGAAATGCTTGTAACTACCTGCACCAACAATTATCCATTGCCACCACCCCCACACCACCCCCCCTCCTCTTCCTCCCTCCGTCCGCCTGGGGGGCCAAACCTCCCCactaaaataataatgataataataattgcATGCCACATAGACCACGATGGATTGATTCGATTTCAATGTCTGGATAATCTTGTTAGTATTCTGTTTATCCGCAAATGAGCTTTAAACATTAATTTATAAGCAGAAGCAAGCGGGAGTATGATGAACCAACTATTTCTGCCTAGGGAACTTTTAGTGAAGTTCTTTTGGCTTCTccactttttaaatatttaatttaactggATGAGAATATTTAATATTACAGAGCACTGCTTTGGGACACAAGGAGAAACCAGGAGACACTGAAACCAGAACCATTAGCTGAGTTGGATGGACATACAGGTCCAGTCACACTGTTGCACATGGATCCATATAAAATAGTCACAGGAGGGCCAGAGGATTTATGCATAAATGTTTGGGAGGCTGAAACTGGTGTACAAACAAATTCCTTCATTTGCTGCCAATCCGAGGATGTAGGTCATAGCTCTAGATGTACAGCCATGGCAGTGAAAGGAACTCAAATTGTAACTACTGCCTATGGTGAAGAAAGTGGAATTGTACGCTTTAGGGACTTCTTCAATGCTTCTTGTCCTGTTTTGAAACATGAAGATGAGCATAGTTCAAAGTTTTGGGATCCACAGTGTTATAGTGATAGCAACACTGATAGTTCTGATATCTGAATAAAATCATTAATTTAACTTTAGATTTTGTTATACATGTTCCGTTGTTTTCAGATCACCAGTAAATTATTATGCTGGCTGCCATTTTTTTTTGTGAGAACAATGTATTTATAAGAGaagattactttttttttttttggtggaagtgaatagaGTATTCTCTGATAGATTTGAGGTATTGTACAAACATGTAAATTTAAGATGTATATTGAAATGTGAATGATTAGCAAATGATTTATCTGTGTAGCAAAGTGATTTATCTATGTGAATGATTAGCAAATGATTCATATATATCTGAAATAATCTTTTTggctctttgtttttcttttcttgtttttgCCTATATAAAGGCTTATAATGGAATAAAATTCATGTTCAAAAAATGGTATTGTGTAATGAATACTAGTAAGGAGAATAAGGTTTGTAATTGTTTGTGGAAGGAGTAAAATAGTGAGGGTGGCGTGTGatagttgagtagttgtaaatatgCTATAGCTTTTTAGGAGAAAGTCAAAGTAGTTACAGTATTCAGAGTGTATAAATAGAGTATATTTGTATTAGAATAGGCTATTTTAAGAATCAATAAACAATAATACTTTTCTCTCATCTTTGAATATTCTTTTTTCTTCTCATCCAATCTATTTCTTTTTTCATCTAATCTATCTGTTTTCTCAtctatttctctctctttctctccttaTTCCTCTGTTTCACTTAGTTGGCAGGCTGTTATGTTACATATTGCTCTCGTAAAAGGTATTCCATCTCAAATTATTAGGTTAAAATTGTTTTTTCTTGTGAAATATACGCACACTGAGTTCTGTGATGGAAATGGATCACTACTAAAATCATAGTAAAACCATAGTAATTATGAGGTTAAAATTATGATGGGTTTGGTCGCAAAAGTAATAAGAGAAATCAGAGATCAATTTTAGTGCCAAATGCCAAATTTTATAGACATTATATAGTTTTAGTTTTGACTCTTCGATCCAAAGCTCAGCCCTCACTCCTTAGTCCACTGTCGTAACTTACATGATCACCTCACTTCTATGCTCCATGAAACCCTAACTTCTCCAAAATGCCCTCCACCACCACCCTCCTCTTGCTCTTCCTCACTTCCACAACCTCTGCTCCAATCCCAGGCATAGACTCCTTCCTTTCCTAGCAATCCCACTTAGAACCAAAATCCAACAACAGCAATTTCTATTACCTACCTTCCTCTCTCAAAAAATCTCCATCCCTTTCCTCTCCTCATCCTCACATCCCTTCTCTCATGTTCGAGACTAGAGGTTAAATGGAGAATTATAATTAGCTGAGTTGTTGGTTAGCTAGCGGGAGTTGAGAATTGGTTATGGATGAGCTGGAGTTGTTAATCTGTTTCATTTATGTTATAAATACTTGTACATCACAGATCTAAATCATGGAATGAGATAATGACAGTTTCTTCTCTAATTTCTTCTCTGTGCTTCTCCCTTTTCTCTATTTCTGTTCTTCTACAAGTTCTAAAAATCTGGTTCGTAATAATGGCATCAGAGCAAGTTGATCCTTCTGCTCTCTAACTtcgtttctttctttctttctataACTTTCAAGAacaaattctctttttctttgttttcaatTTCACTTTTTACCTTCAATTGTAAATCTGATTTTAGGGTTCATATTTCTCTTTCTCGCAACTCATTCCCTTCTATTTCTTCCTTCAATATGGAATTAGAAAAGATTATTCAGGGTATGCTCGAAATTAATGAAAGAtgggaaaagaaaatggaaaattcTGAGAAGTCAGTTCAAGAAGAAACAAAATCTCAGGGTTTTGAACCAGAATTGAATGCCCAAATCCAAGAAATAGTGAATTGAGTAATGGCAGTGAGAGGATTTTAACGTTAAGGAGGAGACTTGCCTTTTTGATGACGGACCACCTCCTTTTCATTGTCACAGAGAGGAGTTTGTTCAGGAATTTCAACCTAAAGATTCAATCCAACAAAGTTTTGGAGATGATATTAATGGTGTAAATGGTGGGAATAATAAGGGTTTTGAGAATGGAACAATGGTGGTGAATTGGGATTACCAATTTAAGAAGGAAAGATCGATGAAGGCCAAGACGAAAACCAATCAAAAACCAATGTTCATCTCTCAATCACAAAAACTCTttcagaattaaattaaagaagtgaataAGGTCTTTGTCTTTGTCTTTATCTTTGGTGTGAAGAAATGTGGACATTGGATCATATTTGTGACAAAGAAGGGTTACCATTATAAATGATATTGAAGATAAAGAAGATGTTGAATCACAATTTGTTGAACTTTGTGAACATGTTCTTCATGTTGTTATGACACTGGATTCATTTGATAGGCTGCAGTTCATCAGGTTGCAATGATCCAGAAGAAGCTTGGGATGGTTATGAATCTATAACATAACTTTTAGGATTTTACCCCAAAAACACAACCGAGGAAAGGAGCATGTTGAGAGCAGTGAGATTTTTCCTAGATACATAGAAGCTTAGTTCTCACTGTCATTTTgtctattttaatgttattttgtgTATTTTGCTATAAATCAGTTGGCATGTTAGTCAACTTGTGTTAGGTTCAAATCTACTCAAATTGGGGAATGTAACCATGCTTCACCATGTCTTTATTACTTTAGTGGTTGAGCAAGTCTATTATGAACTAAAAAGTGTAAGACTTctattatatgaaaatattaatgAAGTCTCTCTTATGCTGCTGTTGAGAGAATTTATAAAAGAAATATGTTTTtctctatatttcagtccaacaATTGCAACAATTGGCATCAGAGCTCCTTATGATCTTTAAGGGCTTGAAAAAGAGAGAAAACAAGTAAGAATTCCCTGCAATAAAAAACCTTAAACACTAGAGCTGAGAGTGATGGCTTTAAGTGGATATTTGGCTCCACCTCCTCCTATATTTTTCAGAGAAGGTTACTATATTTGGGCTGTGaagattgtcgacaccatattttggccgacccctagaatcaataaaaattcttctttgaacagctaatcacgtttccgatccctctttgataggcggtcacatttccgatctctcctcacaaaggattgaatcaatgctaagtcctcatattcattaaagccttgccgatctctcaaatcatttaccgacctctcaaacccgttgtcgaacttccggacctgtcaagtatattcctgatctctgttgataaataaaatgaactggcactagatcttttcctaccagttttattgccgacctcctttccgaaggtttaagagctaaagttttagttcgatttaatgaggattccgatcttaagtgttcgagttaaattttcaatcaagttccgttcagcatttcttccctaccgatctcatgcttaaagtgctttccgatctctcatacttagattaataatcacatttagtttttgttttgctgtgctcatacaatcaaatactcagacaaacaatggtttaaaattttccgatcacaatctttcattgaacaaagaggcattccatttcatgtcataatcagaCAAGTTATTCGGTGGGGATCACCCGGCTGATCTACAttggatcactctccctctctccatCACcttggcttcctcctcactatcttcgcgtCGCCCTCGGAGCCGGTCatccatccagagaagtcctcttgagtagcgcttttggagttcggccaagagatccttatgagcattcacataggctccggctattcccgacaccatctcttcatctttttccttaagctctttgcctttctctgtaagctccttatccttcgcgttaagctcctctataagttgagcgacactGGCGGCCGTTGGCACTGAAGTGCacggacttctccgagagccgttctctttcggccagtcacgagacttctcggcggtggtcttcatggtacttcgcccgtccctcgacttgagatatataatccggcggatgagagttgggatcggaggaagccaattcctgatttttcttcccgacctccttacccagacgttgaatcttttcgaaccatggtccggttcacggacactccacattcaagctcatggttcgagtcaagatatcatcgagaccattccggatagctgtccgatcctcttgaaagaagatggtagatcccggactttggcaaaatcggagttctcctaacgatcggttattcttcaagcgatcgtCGATGTCGGCGCCACGAGAAGGTCCTcctgaagattgagaaggctccctttccgtgcttggaataagcgagagaagcggggctgctcttccgatctaggaggagatcggcggCTTgatggtcggcggaccgaaggttggcgggtctctttgtatctcccaggttcgtggccgggtgtttgaagtcgttaacgcttcatctcttttatcttcaggagatctctctttctttctttcgtttcctagaaccttcaccacccgccatacaccgcagaaaaagaggttagtgagatcgctaaggtcccgagaacgagatatagaaaataccaatgcgagtcgagagcggaagttcgcgatctcggccggtgatcgattgcatggtccaatggtgcgattcgcgatcacgcatttggacagaatattttagagtggcggcacgACTTTtagctccatcactattaagctttcctcttgactcggggtaATGTG
The Hevea brasiliensis isolate MT/VB/25A 57/8 chromosome 18, ASM3005281v1, whole genome shotgun sequence genome window above contains:
- the LOC110653893 gene encoding uncharacterized protein LOC110653893 isoform X2, with translation MAVPSHSESTDLTSPPPSKITDLNEDSLSFCATYLSLQDLSNLAMTCKFLKRVAYSDSIWQRCFSERWPQEVARISSKTSSGVRDAYLARHASLHQFKFVDPLSADLYTDAKSFDHIMLDKNDIIFSQGSSIRTVKIDSFLNGKDSVATLSDHNARITSMRLFPIYETSLFRSESQRKENVLVTSSCDHSIRLWWKVRVWDITTSSAIRSSCCVGMTTLPGTPVDMKCHESLLYFAAGSSVGAVDLRTMQKVITAAIYQPKLYSFAIAPSKSLVCTGGNGKALLWDTRRNQETLKPEPLAELDGHTGPVTLLHMDPYKIVTGGPEDLCINVWEAETGVQTNSFICCQSEDVGHSSRCTAMAVKGTQIVTTAYGEESGIVRFRDFFNASCPVLKHEDEHSSKFWDPQCYSDSNTDSSDI